The genomic stretch gaacttagttgcgcacctAATAATATTGTTAATATCTtattttgtgacatttttggCACTCTGACTATTTCTTAAACACATTTCATTTTTACAAACACGTGCCAAAATGATGGTGCAGACACAGCGCAACAGTACGAGATATTCAACAATTTCCGACCAATTTAATAACATCTTAGAGGGCAATTTTTTTCAACTCCGAAACAGTCATAGAATTCATCATAAATTATTGCAATTTTATatcaaaaatcatcatttattaCCCACCAACAcaagagcaaaaaatatttttttggcgcAGTCATTGCAGGTTGTTAATGCACAAATGCATGTTGTAGTTGAAATCTAGTACCACTCAAGAGGTTAACCGTCTCACTCAGTGTTGGTTTGTGGTAACAAGTTTCGCATGTAACACCACTCTTTCCACCAAATTGCTAGTGATTTCGACTGTATAATTATAATCGGTGAACCGACTTCGGTTTAAACGGCTACAAGTTTCTAGAATGGATTTCACTTGTTTAGAACCGCAAAGCGGTTTGCTCAACTGTGTTCATTTCTAGTAATAAGATTATTTTATTCCAACTATCGAATCATTCTTTAAGCTGTAAAATAAGCCATATTTAACTGCCGCCTTTTTCTACATTCACACTTCTGCCCCCTATAATAAACAATCCCTCAACTTAATCAACATCAGTGGGCGTCATCAAcattagaaataaatatttatacTCCACTTATTAATTCGCAACGTGATACCGTGCTAAGTAAAAGAGGGAGTGGTGCTGCTGCAGCAATTCATCGCTGGACTGTGAACGGTATCGGCTCAGTTCCCATCCCGCATCCAAACCGACCAGTTCTTTCGTGGAAGAAAATGTGTTGGAACAATTCGAGAGACGTTTACGCAGTTATCGCTCCCTGTGCCGTAATGGCTAAGTGCTTGGGGCTAGTTCCGCTCTACGGTAGTGACAAAAATATTACTAGGTGGCAACGCTTAGCTAACCTACTGCATCTGATTGTAATGTTAGCTATCATCATTTGGATGGCTTATTTCTGCATCCAAACCGATCTGAAACTCCCTTCGGGTTCGGTGGTAATGAGCCAAAGTGGAGCTATTTCGATTTTTATGTACTATCTTCAACCGATATGTGGAACAGTCGGTAATCGAATTCATAACGAAGCTATTGGTCATATTTTCCAAAGGATTCAAGCAGCCGACGATAAGGTTCTAGATGATGAATACGTGCTCGTAGAAAATTTCACAATTCACGTATAGTTTCTCGATTTCAGCTCAACTCATTGGGTCTCCAGAATACCTATTTTGACCAATGGAAAATAGCTATCGGTTTAGTCATATCTAGTATAATTAGTTCGTTAATCTTGTTTGTATCCCTCGAGGGCATATTTGAAATACAATATCTGTTTGGAACAATGTTTTTCCTCTTACATTATGTATTAATGTGCTCTTATGCAACCATcctagcgttgcagttgctacGTCGCTTCCAGAGCTTGGCTAAACTATTTAGGTAATTCCAATCCCAAGTGGCAAGCAAATCCGATTAGAGTAAACCttccttccaatattcaagttTGATGAAATTGTAAATCGTCCAACCGAAACATTCAACACCCCTTCTCATGTGTGTAATCTCGATTGCTGTCTTTGCAGGATGTACTTTCCAACGAATCCGACATGCAGCGGTTTCCCGTCGGTCCATACGGAGACGACCGTGTGCAGTGAGAAGGAACAGCTTACTGTCATCAAGCAGATCAAAATATTGCACGACAAACTCAACGATGTGGTGGAGTTGGTTAATTACTGCTTCTCAGTGCAGGTAAGTTGCAGGTGGGAACGATCACGGGTTGTGGATTTGAATGACATTAGCAGGAACAAACATACTACAGCGTACACACTACTGATTCTGGTTCTGCTTCGATTGCAAGTGTGTAGGGTGAATCTAGCGAAGCGATTGCATGAGTGAATGAGATGCCACAGTTTCGAGGCTCTGCATCTAGAGGTACTCTAGCACTGAATCACAGTGTTCAAGCTTTTCAAC from Wyeomyia smithii strain HCP4-BCI-WySm-NY-G18 chromosome 3, ASM2978416v1, whole genome shotgun sequence encodes the following:
- the LOC129727139 gene encoding uncharacterized protein LOC129727139 isoform X4, which gives rise to MCWNNSRDVYAVIAPCAVMAKCLGLVPLYGSDKNITRWQRLANLLHLIVMLAIIIWMAYFCIQTDLKLPSGSVVMSQSGAISIFMYYLQPICGTVGNRIHNEAIGHIFQRIQAADDKLNSLGLQNTYFDQWKIAIGLVISSIISSLILFVSLEGIFEIQYLFGTMFFLLHYVLMCSYATILALQLLRRFQSLAKLFRMYFPTNPTCSGFPSVHTETTVCSEKEQLTVIKQIKILHDKLNDVVELVNYCFSVQITFCVGLCFVIGVVCSFGLFRAFIYRNELFYMGVLNFIWYMYYLFFVLFFIAVGSKITREGKRIGVLVHKAINCSTSSAVINELNIFSQQLLHRSPVITCGLFVYDWTLLYTMIGATATYLIILIQFDVSFPNLVNVNNGTTSTGSAGT
- the LOC129727139 gene encoding uncharacterized protein LOC129727139 isoform X5 — encoded protein: MAKCLGLVPLYAIIIWMAYFCIQTDLKLPSGSVVMSQSGAISIFMYYLQPICGTVGNRIHNEAIGHIFQRIQAADDKLNSLGLQNTYFDQWKIAIGLVISSIISSLILFVSLEGIFEIQYLFGTMFFLLHYVLMCSYATILALQLLRRFQSLAKLFRMYFPTNPTCSGFPSVHTETTVCSEKEQLTVIKQIKILHDKLNDVVELVNYCFSVQITFCVGLCFVIGVVCSFGLFRAFIYRNELFYMGVLNFIWYMYYLFFVLFFIAVGSKITREGKRIGVLVHKAINCSTSSAVINELNIFSQQLLHRSPVITCGLFVYDWTLLYTMIGATATYLIILIQFDVSFPNLVNVNNGTTSTGSAGT